One window of Fusarium keratoplasticum isolate Fu6.1 chromosome 2, whole genome shotgun sequence genomic DNA carries:
- a CDS encoding MFS domain-containing protein: MAHPSLPSLPPQRVPNNTSATPTIPSRECSPMALAQAVNPLPNDSPSSDLDGIAESIPAVDESLQTRIERLGRERPPIFTTRWSEIIFVFGISMSQFLTEYFVSGFTVILPTLIRELDIPQAASVWPATAFSLVIASTLLVFGRLGDMWGGYPVFMWGLAWLLTWSIIAGFSINPLMLDFCRALQGLGAAAFLPTGVMLMGSLYRPGPRKNLVFAVYGTSAVFGFFGGILMAGIVGQFTRWGFYFWIGAILTAITLLTSVLSIPHPHSKDQPPSKAKMDYPGAITIVCGLTLVVFSILQSAHAPAGWRTPYIPVCLVLGVSSLLAAGYIETRVSTQPLLPASIFTTPCMSPLLLALFLLYGTWGIFSVYGTLYFQNIMSASPLQVVAWYVPLGLAGLILSVIEGFILHLVPGRVLLIISGLGAVGSQLLIALIPLGGSYWAWVFPAVIFSTVGIDLSTILMTVFVTTTFPTAQQGLAGSVINSVLQLGVAFVLALTDIIQSATVDEAGLGKSYKNTFWFGVGAAAASLLILAIWGKVPKASSDLTADEKAELLEEAMTEQRR; this comes from the coding sequence ATGGCACACCCATCGTTACCTTCATTACCACCTCAGCGGGTGCCCAACAACACCTCAGCAACACCGACCATCCCGTCGAGAGAATGCAGCCCCATGGCTCTAGCTCAGGCTGTTAATCCTTTGCCAAACGACAGCCCTTCGTCGGATCTCGACGGCATTGCCGAATCTATACCCGCAGTTGACGAGTCCCTCCAAACACGAATCGAACGTCTTGGCCGCGAGCGCCCTCCGATCTTTACAACCCGCTGGAGCGAGATTATCTTCGTCTTCGGCATCTCCATGTCCCAATTCTTGACAGAATACTTCGTCTCAGGCTTCACCGTCATCCTCCCAACACTGATCAGAGAGCTCGACATCCCGCAAGCAGCCAGTGTGTGGCCAGCGACcgccttctccctcgtcaTTGCCAGCACCTTGCTCGTCTTTGGCCGTCTGGGCGATATGTGGGGAGGATATCCCGTCTTCATGTGGGGTCTTGCCTGGCTTCTTACCTGGAGTATAATAGCCGGGTTCAGCATCAATCCGCTGATGCTCGACTTCTGTCGGGCTCTGCAAGGACTGGGAGCTGCGGCATTCTTACCTACTGGAGTCATGCTCATGGGGTCGTTGTATCGTCCTGGGCCACGAAAGAACCTTGTCTTTGCAGTATACGGCACTTCAGCGGTATTTGGATTTTTCGGTGGCATTCTCATGGCAGGGATCGTAGGTCAATTCACGCGCTGGGGTTTTTACTTCTGGATCGGCGCCATCCTGACGGCAATTACGCTGTTAACTTCAGTCTTGTCCATTCCGCATCCTCATTCAAAGGACCAACCCCCAAGCAAAGCCAAAATGGACTACCCCGGCGCCATTACGATCGTCTGTGGCCTCACCCTGGTCGTGTTTTCTATCTTGCAATCAGCACACGCCCCTGCAGGTTGGCGAACGCCATATATTCCAGTCTGTCTCGTACTTGGTGTCTCGTCGCTCCTTGCTGCAGGCTACATCGAAACGCGCGTCTCTACTCAGCCTCTCTTGCCAGCTTCGATCTTCACGACTCCTTGCATGAGCCCTCTCCTTTTGGCCCTCTTCCTGCTTTACGGCACCTGGGGCATCTTTTCTGTGTATGGCACACTCTATTTTCAGAACATCATGTCTGCCAGTCCGTTGCAGGTGGTAGCGTGGTATGTGCCTCTCGGTCTTGCAGGCCTCATTCTCAGCGTCATCGAAGGCTTCATCTTGCACCTGGTTCCAGGACGTGTGCTGTTGATCATTTCCGGCCTGGGCGCAGTAGGGTCACAGCTTCTCATAGCTCTGATTCCGCTTGGAGGAAGTTATTGGGCATGGGTCTTCCCTGCAGTCATCTTCAGCACCGTGGGAATCGATCTGTCCACGATCTTGATGACAGTTTTTGTGACCACGACGTTTCCTACAGCGCAGCAGGGGCTGGCTGGGAGTGTTATTAATTCTGTGCTGCAGCTAGGTGTAGCTTTCGTCCTTGCTTTGACCGACATCATCCAATCAGCAACGGTAGACGAGGCAGGATTAGGGAAGAGCTATAAGAACACGTTTTGGTTTGGAGTGGGTGCTGCAGCCGCGAGTTTGTTGATTCTGGCAATCTGGGGGAAGGTACCTAAGGCCAGTAGTGATTTGACCGCGGATGAGAAGGCTGAACTCCTGGAAGAGGCAATGACCGAGCAACGAAGGTAA